The proteins below come from a single Bacteroidales bacterium genomic window:
- a CDS encoding CapA family protein, with translation MKEIMYRNIFLIFVTFFLTGELFGQTDSLKIESDTLVSIPDTIKGNTMSLLFIGDLMGHGPQIRSAYNPIKKEYNYDTVFFYLKDVMSEPDFTIANLEVTLAGPVYKGYPQFSSPDALAEACKNAGIDVFVTANNHSCDRRLQGINRTLDVLDTLEIMHTGTFKNQKLRDSINLLIIEKDSIRVGILNYTYGTNGIPVPKPSVVNLIDRKIIKADIDSAENDSLDKLIILLHFGSEYQSYPNKTQTSLVSYLFEEGVDIIIGSHPHVIQKMMYLPGNDSINENFVAYSLGNFVSNQRKTRTDGGVMARIVLKKENGKTFIDESGYILTWVYKKLRAGSIYDYFILPAAEYEDNKSFFKSSVDYEKMKLYIKNSRVLLNKGNVNVAEYEFEYEEN, from the coding sequence ATGAAAGAAATCATGTACAGAAATATTTTTTTGATTTTCGTAACATTTTTTTTGACAGGGGAACTATTCGGTCAAACAGATTCACTTAAAATTGAAAGCGACACCTTGGTATCAATACCGGATACTATAAAGGGAAATACAATGTCACTTCTATTTATCGGTGATCTTATGGGACACGGTCCTCAAATTCGTTCTGCTTACAATCCGATAAAAAAAGAATATAATTACGATACAGTTTTTTTTTATTTGAAAGATGTAATGTCTGAACCGGATTTTACTATAGCAAACCTTGAAGTTACATTGGCAGGCCCTGTATATAAAGGTTATCCGCAATTCAGTTCGCCTGATGCTTTGGCTGAAGCATGCAAAAACGCCGGAATTGATGTTTTTGTAACAGCAAATAATCACAGTTGTGACAGAAGATTACAAGGAATTAACCGTACTCTTGATGTTTTGGATACTCTTGAAATTATGCACACAGGAACTTTTAAAAATCAAAAATTAAGAGACTCGATTAATCTTCTTATTATAGAAAAAGACAGTATAAGAGTAGGGATATTAAATTACACATACGGAACTAACGGAATTCCTGTACCGAAACCTTCTGTTGTAAATTTAATTGACCGAAAAATCATTAAAGCAGATATTGACTCTGCTGAAAATGACAGTTTGGATAAATTGATTATTCTGTTGCATTTTGGCAGTGAATATCAGAGTTATCCGAATAAAACGCAAACAAGTTTAGTATCTTATTTATTTGAAGAAGGTGTTGATATAATAATAGGTTCGCATCCGCATGTAATTCAAAAAATGATGTATTTACCCGGAAATGACAGTATAAACGAAAATTTTGTAGCCTATTCTCTCGGGAATTTTGTTTCAAATCAAAGAAAAACAAGAACAGACGGTGGTGTAATGGCAAGAATTGTTTTAAAAAAGGAAAACGGAAAAACATTTATTGACGAAAGCGGATACATTTTAACTTGGGTGTATAAGAAATTAAGAGCAGGAAGTATTTATGATTATTTTATTTTACCGGCTGCTGAATATGAAGATAATAAATCA
- a CDS encoding HypC/HybG/HupF family hydrogenase formation chaperone, whose product MCLAVPGKIISIDNSNSDFIMAKVSFGGAVKDISIQWLPEAKIGDYIVAHVGTAIEIINKEEAELAIKTANDFANMLEIEDENHLI is encoded by the coding sequence ATGTGTTTAGCAGTACCCGGTAAAATAATTTCTATTGATAACAGTAATTCCGATTTTATAATGGCAAAAGTAAGTTTCGGAGGTGCAGTAAAAGATATCAGTATTCAATGGTTGCCTGAAGCAAAAATAGGCGATTATATTGTGGCTCACGTAGGAACAGCTATAGAAATCATCAACAAAGAAGAAGCAGAGTTAGCCATAAAAACTGCCAATGATTTTGCAAATATGCTTGAAATTGAAGATGAAAATCATTTAATATGA
- the hypD gene encoding hydrogenase formation protein HypD, whose product MKFVDEFRDIKTVENLSKKIHATVTKEWTVMEICGGQTHTIMKYGLQEFLPEKITLVHGPGCPVCVTPLEIIDKAHHIASREDVIFASFGDMLRVPGSNTDLLKVKAEGGDVRIVYSPLDAVKIAEENPNKKVVFLAVGFETTAPANAMSVSEAKRRKLNNYSILSSHVLVPPAMHVILSSPKNLIQGFLAAGHVCTIMGYEDYIPVAEQYKAPIVVTGFEPVDILKGILATVKQLENNQYFVENEYKRLVKKEGNTAAKKAIFEVFEITDRNWRGIGEIPLSGLKVKKEYEKFDADKIFKLEDYKKEEPKVCIAGEIMQGLKKPNQCPAFGKECKPENPLGAPMVSSEGACSAYYRYKK is encoded by the coding sequence ATGAAATTTGTAGATGAATTCAGAGATATTAAAACTGTTGAAAATCTTTCAAAAAAGATTCATGCAACAGTTACTAAAGAATGGACGGTTATGGAAATATGCGGCGGGCAAACGCATACCATAATGAAATACGGTTTGCAAGAATTCTTGCCCGAAAAGATAACTTTAGTTCACGGCCCCGGTTGCCCGGTTTGTGTTACACCTTTGGAAATCATAGACAAGGCACATCATATTGCAAGCCGTGAAGATGTGATCTTTGCATCTTTCGGAGATATGTTGAGAGTACCGGGATCGAATACTGATCTTCTGAAAGTTAAAGCTGAAGGCGGTGATGTAAGAATCGTTTATTCTCCTTTAGATGCCGTTAAAATTGCTGAAGAAAACCCGAATAAAAAAGTTGTGTTCTTGGCCGTTGGTTTTGAAACAACAGCTCCTGCCAATGCCATGTCAGTATCAGAAGCAAAACGCAGGAAATTGAATAATTATTCGATTTTAAGTTCTCATGTATTAGTTCCTCCGGCTATGCATGTTATTCTATCTTCACCGAAAAATTTAATACAAGGCTTTCTCGCTGCAGGTCACGTTTGTACTATAATGGGTTATGAAGATTATATTCCTGTTGCTGAACAATATAAAGCACCGATTGTTGTTACAGGATTTGAGCCTGTTGATATTTTAAAAGGAATTTTAGCAACTGTAAAACAATTAGAAAATAATCAATATTTTGTTGAAAACGAATATAAAAGATTAGTAAAAAAAGAAGGAAACACAGCAGCAAAAAAGGCAATATTTGAGGTATTTGAAATTACTGACAGAAATTGGAGAGGTATAGGAGAAATACCCTTAAGCGGATTAAAAGTTAAAAAAGAATACGAAAAATTTGATGCTGATAAAATATTTAAATTAGAAGATTATAAGAAAGAAGAACCAAAAGTTTGTATTGCAGGTGAGATTATGCAAGGATTAAAAAAACCAAACCAATGCCCGGCTTTCGGAAAAGAATGTAAACCGGAAAATCCCTTAGGTGCACCGATGGTATCATCGGAAGGTGCATGTTCGGCTTATTACAGATATAAAAAGTAG
- a CDS encoding sulfite exporter TauE/SafE family protein — protein sequence MLILLLGIIASATHVITGPDHLAAVTPLAIENKKKSWIIGISWGIGHTTGLLLIGVLFYLFRDFIPVKLISEYSEIIVGVILIVIGLWAFYKLSNKHLHKHKETKNISAAIIVGILHGFAGIYHILIVLPALALPSKTDAVFYLFGFAVGTIIVMAVFAWSLGSISEKASKLNKNKFLTGFKIFGGSAAVIVGIIWIIVSLK from the coding sequence ATGTTAATATTGTTATTAGGAATCATAGCAAGTGCAACTCATGTTATTACCGGGCCTGATCATTTGGCTGCTGTTACACCTTTGGCCATTGAAAATAAAAAGAAGTCATGGATAATAGGTATTTCTTGGGGAATAGGCCATACTACAGGTTTATTATTAATCGGAGTTTTATTTTACTTGTTCAGAGATTTTATTCCTGTCAAATTAATTTCAGAATACAGTGAAATCATTGTGGGAGTAATTTTGATTGTTATCGGTTTATGGGCTTTTTATAAATTATCAAACAAACACTTACACAAACATAAAGAAACTAAAAATATTTCGGCAGCAATAATAGTAGGGATATTGCACGGATTTGCAGGCATCTATCATATACTGATTGTTTTACCTGCATTAGCTTTGCCTTCAAAAACTGATGCTGTATTTTATCTTTTTGGATTTGCCGTCGGGACAATTATTGTCATGGCAGTTTTTGCTTGGTCATTAGGCTCAATATCTGAAAAAGCTTCTAAACTAAATAAAAATAAATTTCTGACAGGTTTCAAGATATTCGGAGGTTCTGCAGCAGTTATTGTAGGTATAATTTGGATTATTGTCAGTTTAAAATAA
- a CDS encoding T9SS type A sorting domain-containing protein yields MKHTYSFIFGFLVLFISEITFSQAIIIDHNCSKLEPIPETAIIQASQTLHIAYGHTSHGSQLITGMTGLIGQTNLVGYKGDIYEWNEGGTGGALDIDDYFVSGDLGHNGNTQWATDTRPYLDNPDNSDVNVVIWSWCGGCSDNTYDGIQIYLDAMNQLEIDYPDVQFVYMTGHTDIWHDAVLKANNQQIRDYCTANNKILYDYADIESYDPDDAYFEFVNDNCNYYDDETGSNLLGNWATEWQNLHTEGVDWYDCSASHSQALNGNLKAYAAWWLWCKLSGWEGTSDIENQNTTIQSNFEIYPNPVKTILTINSKEPINNVEIIDITGKLLKTNLRLSDKKNIDVSDLKPGIYFIKINNMKTLKFIKI; encoded by the coding sequence ATGAAACACACTTACTCTTTTATCTTTGGATTTCTGGTTCTTTTTATTTCAGAAATTACTTTTTCACAAGCAATTATCATTGATCATAATTGTTCAAAACTTGAACCGATTCCTGAAACTGCAATTATTCAAGCATCTCAAACTCTACATATTGCATACGGACATACATCTCACGGAAGTCAACTTATAACCGGTATGACAGGACTTATTGGACAAACAAATTTGGTAGGCTATAAAGGAGATATTTATGAATGGAATGAAGGCGGAACAGGAGGAGCTCTTGACATTGATGATTATTTTGTTTCAGGTGATCTTGGTCATAACGGCAACACACAATGGGCAACGGATACAAGACCGTATTTGGATAATCCTGATAATAGTGATGTTAATGTTGTAATTTGGTCATGGTGCGGCGGTTGTTCGGATAATACTTATGACGGTATTCAAATATATTTAGATGCTATGAACCAATTAGAAATTGATTATCCGGATGTTCAATTTGTTTATATGACAGGGCATACAGATATTTGGCATGATGCTGTTTTAAAAGCTAACAATCAACAGATTAGAGATTATTGCACGGCTAACAATAAAATTTTATATGATTATGCAGATATTGAAAGCTATGATCCTGACGATGCTTATTTTGAATTTGTTAATGACAATTGTAATTATTATGATGACGAAACAGGATCAAATCTGCTCGGAAATTGGGCAACAGAATGGCAAAATTTACATACCGAAGGAGTTGATTGGTATGATTGTTCTGCTTCTCATTCACAAGCTCTAAACGGAAATCTGAAAGCCTATGCTGCTTGGTGGCTATGGTGCAAGCTTTCAGGATGGGAAGGAACAAGTGATATTGAAAATCAAAATACAACTATACAATCAAACTTTGAAATATATCCTAATCCGGTAAAAACCATTTTAACAATTAATTCAAAAGAACCAATAAATAATGTTGAAATAATTGATATTACCGGAAAATTACTAAAAACAAATTTGCGTCTTTCCGATAAAAAAAATATTGATGTTTCCGATTTAAAACCGGGAATTTATTTTATTAAAATAAACAATATGAAAACATTAAAGTTTATAAAAATATAG
- a CDS encoding endo alpha-1,4 polygalactosaminidase, translating into MKKIKLILLFFLIFTLINCKKKPPENIDFKQEMRNFVQDLSKYAKNIDSDFIIIPQNGEQLATESGEPGEAKATNYLNAVDGQGREDLFYGYDNDDQATSEDDMNYILAFLKVEEQNGVEVLVTDYCSTHSKMDDSYSKNFAKSYISFSASERDLNVIPDYPAEPYNVNTDDIITLADAKNFLYLINPENYSSKQEFINAVFQTNYDVIIMDFFFNDSEFTENDITSLKTKLNGAKRLVISYMSIGEAEDYRYYWKDEWKKDEPDWLDKENPDWEGNYKVWYWEKDWQDIIFGNDNSYLKKILDAGFDGTYLDIIDAFEYYE; encoded by the coding sequence ATGAAAAAAATTAAACTTATACTGTTGTTTTTTTTAATTTTTACACTTATCAATTGCAAAAAGAAACCACCTGAAAATATTGACTTTAAACAGGAAATGAGAAATTTTGTGCAAGATTTGAGTAAGTATGCTAAAAACATTGATTCGGACTTTATAATTATTCCGCAAAACGGAGAACAATTAGCAACTGAAAGCGGTGAACCCGGCGAAGCTAAGGCAACAAACTATTTGAATGCAGTTGACGGGCAAGGTAGAGAAGACCTGTTTTACGGTTATGATAATGATGACCAAGCAACTTCTGAAGATGACATGAATTATATCTTAGCTTTTTTGAAAGTTGAAGAGCAAAACGGTGTAGAAGTTCTTGTAACAGATTATTGCTCAACTCATTCAAAGATGGATGATTCATATTCAAAGAATTTTGCAAAGTCTTATATTTCTTTTTCTGCTTCTGAAAGGGATTTGAATGTAATACCTGATTATCCTGCGGAACCATACAATGTAAACACAGATGATATAATTACACTTGCTGATGCCAAAAACTTTTTATATTTGATTAACCCGGAGAATTACTCATCTAAACAAGAGTTTATAAATGCAGTTTTTCAAACAAATTATGATGTAATTATAATGGATTTCTTTTTTAATGACAGTGAATTTACTGAGAATGATATTACTTCATTGAAAACAAAACTTAACGGAGCAAAACGCTTGGTAATTTCGTATATGAGCATAGGTGAAGCTGAAGATTATCGTTATTATTGGAAAGATGAATGGAAAAAAGACGAACCGGATTGGTTAGATAAAGAAAACCCTGATTGGGAAGGAAATTATAAAGTATGGTATTGGGAAAAAGATTGGCAAGATATTATTTTCGGCAATGATAATTCTTACCTTAAAAAGATATTAGATGCCGGTTTTGACGGAACTTATCTTGATATTATTGATGCTTTTGAATATTATGAGTAA